One window of the Xiphophorus hellerii strain 12219 chromosome 15, Xiphophorus_hellerii-4.1, whole genome shotgun sequence genome contains the following:
- the exoc8 gene encoding exocyst complex component 8 — MSETGNRLRKLLESPNFDPQSYVKQLSQQSDGDRDLQEHRQKIQNLADETAQNLKKNVYKNYRQFIETAKEISYLESEMYQLSHILTEQKSIMESITQSLLSTDKDETSKEMQAAFPKETEELKQRTLTSLLEKVEGAKNIMDIPGRHLVYNGDLVEFDVDNMSPIQKVHAFLMNDCLLIATWLPNRRGTVKYKYNALYDLESFAVVNVKDNPPMKDMFKILMFPDSRIFQAENSKVKKEWLEILDETKKNKASKEKHKKEEEVPTSPVRAEVSTNPFDMEDEETVESEDGVDLSLEWIQELPEDLDVCIAQRDFEGAVDLLDKLNEYLKDQPATPRVKELRAKVDERVRQLTEVLVFELSPDRSLRGGPKATRRAVSQLIRLGQSTKACELFLKNRAAAVQTAIRQLRIEGATLLYIHKLCNIFFTSLLETAKEFEMDFAGNTGCYSAFVVWSRSAMTMFVDTFSKQVFDSKESLSTAAECVKVAKEHCQQLTEIGLDLTFTLQSLLVKDVKAALQSYKDIIIEATKHRNSEEMWRRMNLMTPEALAKLKEEMRSCGINFQLYTGDDCWVNLSYTVVAFTKQMMSFLEEGLKLYFPELHMVLLESLREIILVAVQHVDYSLRCEQDSEKKSFILQNASFLHDTVLPVVERRFEEAVGKPAKQLQDLRKSTRPVRINPDSTTSLV, encoded by the exons ATGTCTGAAACCGGGAACCGACTGCGGAAGCTTCTCGAATCGCCCAATTTCGACCCGCAAAGCTACGTGAAGCAGCTGTCCCAGCAGTCCGACGGAGACAGAGACCTGCAGGAGCATCGGCAGAAAATCCAGAATCTGGCCGACGAAACGGCCCAGAATCTCAAAAAGAATGTTTACAAGAACTACAGGCAGTTCATCGAGACGGCCAAGGAGATCTCATACCTGGAGAGCGAGATGTACCAGCTGAGCCACATCCTGACCGAGCAGAAGAGCATCATGGAGAGCATCACTCAGTCCCTGCTCTCCACGGATAAAGATGAGACCTCCAAGGAGATGCAGGCAGCTTTCCCCAAGGAGACAGAGGAGCTGAAGCAGAGGACGCTCACCTCCCTGCTGGAGAAGGTGGAAGGAGCAAAGAACATCATGGACATCCCGGGGAGACACCTGGTCTACAACGGAGACCTGGTGGAGTTTGACGTGGACAACATGTCGCCCATCCAGAAG GTTCACGCTTTCCTCATGAACGATTGCCTGCTGATCGCCACCTGGCTACCCAACCGCAGAGGCACGGTGAAGTACAAATACAACGCCTTGTACGACCTTGAGAGCTTCGCCGTGGTGAACGTGAAGGACAACCCCCCCATGAAGGACATGTTCAAGATCCTCATGTTCCCCGACAGCCGCATCTTCCAGGCGGAGAACAGCAAAGTGAAGAAGGAGTGGCTGGAGATCCTGGACGAGACCAAGAAGAACAAAGCTTCCAAGGAGAAGCacaagaaggaggaggaggtccCCACGTCTCCGGTGCGGGCCGAAGTATCCACCAACCCCTTCGACATGGAGGACGAGGAAACGGTGGAGTCGGAGGACGGAGTGGATCTCAGCCTGGAGTGGATCCAGGAGCTGCCGGAGGATCTGGACGTGTGCATCGCGCAGAGGGACTTCGAGGGCGCAGTGGACCTGCTGGACAAGCTGAATGAGTATCTGAAGGACCAGCCGGCGACGCCCAGGGTGAAGGAGCTCCGGGCGAAGGTGGATGAGCGTGTGCGGCAGCTGACGGAGGTCCTGGTGTTTGAGTTGTCTCCAGATCGCTCCCTTCGCGGTGGACCTAAAGCGACCCGGCGGGCGGTGTCCCAACTCATCCGACTtg GTCAGTCCACCAAAGCATGCGAACTCTTCCTGAAGAACCGCGCCGCCGCCGTCCAGACAGCGATCCGGCAGCTTCGCATCGAAGGAGCCACGCTTCTCTACATCCACAAGCTCTGTAACATCTTCTTCACCAGCTTGCTGGAAACCGCCAAGGAGTTTGAGATGGACTTTGCGGGAAACACGGGCTGCTACTCGGCCTTCGTGGTCTGGTCCAGGTCGGCCATGACCATGTTTGTAGACACCTTCAGCAAACAG GTGTTTGACAGTAAGGAGAGTCTGTCCACAGCAGCCGAGTGCGTCAAAGTGGCCAAAGAGCACTGCCAGCAGCTGACCGAGATCGGCCTGGACCTGACCTTCACTCTGCAGTCACTGCTGGTTAAGGACGTCAAGGCGGCCCTGCAGAGCTACAAGGATATCATCATCGAAGCCACCAAGCACAGGAACTCAGAGGAGATGTGGAGGAGGATGAACCTGATGACCCCTGAGGCTTTGGCCAAACTCAAG GAAGAGATGCGCAGCTGTGGTATCAACTTCCAGCTGTACACAGGTGACGACTGCTGGGTCAACCTCAGTTACACGGTCGTAGCCTTCACCAAGCAGATGATGAGCTTCCTGGAGGAAGGCCTGAAGCTCTACTTCCCCGAGCTGCACATGGTGCTGCTGGAGAGCCTACGGGAGATCATCCTGGTGGCCGTGCAGCACGTCGACTACAGCCTGCGCTGCGAGCAGGACTCCGAGAAGAAGTCCTTCATCCTGCAGAACGCCAGCTTCCTGCACGACACCGTGCTGCCGGTGGTGGAGCGGCGCTTCGAGGAGGCCGTGGGCAAGCCGGCCAAGCAGCTGCAGGACCTGAGGAAGAGCACGAGGCCAGTGCGGATCAACCCTGACAGCACCACTTCCTTGGTGTGA
- the sprtn gene encoding DNA-dependent metalloprotease SPRTN, with protein MDADFLLAIQLQEQFDTEYQTSQIPPDCFLDNDFGHSSKKQKVEPHGGGSGAVTRWNPPTAQPERPLSIVDESWETLDPNPDLRSMFLEFNDMFFWGKLNGVEVKWSPRMTLCAGVCSYEGRGGLCSIRLSEPLLKLRPRKDLVETLLHEMIHALLFVTQNDRDRDGHGPEFCKHMNRINKASGTKITIYHSFHDEVDVYRQHWWRCNGPCQNRKPYFGYVKRAMNRAPSSLDPWWEDHRMSCGGTYIKVKEPEGYGKKNKKTSEKKTAGNGKLSETVKASGSQDIRNVIPFSGRGFLLGGKSQISSSSSPSVPSSSSSISSPVRFGLSDQTNSISNARPSFGVKPPAKRSVGNTRVFANVNGSPVKVPKSQGERMKQASIQDLFNSATIRNSGETTETSPSSTSNSSLQLSPLKPAAPEGGAATPAQSKYFSDSGVQNGGQSSRKRSQDDRSSSARIFDFFEKTLSSSSAAAREPGKTQPASAATSTSLHSGSSSSSSSSSSSSSSSSLVMMVSCPVCQAKIQEQKINEHLDSCLS; from the exons atggATGCTGATTTCCTGCTCGCCATTCAGCTTCAGGAACAGTTCGACACCGAATACCAGACTTCCCAGATCCCACCGGACTGTTTTCTGGATAATGACTTCGGACATAGCAGTAAGAAACAGAAAGTTGAGCCACATGGAGGCGGCAGCGGCGCTGTTACCCGCTGGAATCCGCCGACCGCTCAGCCCGAGAGGCCGCTTAGCATCGTAGACGAGTCCTGGGAGACGCTGGACCCCAACCCGGACTTGAGATCCATGTTCCTGGAGTTCAACGACATGTTCTTCTGGGGGAAACTCAACGGAGTGGAGGTCAAGTGGAGCCCCAGAATGACTCt GTGTGCCGGTGTGTGTTCTTATGAAGGCCGTGGCGGACTCTGTTCGATCCGGCTCAGCGAGCCTCTGCTGAAGCTGAGGCCCAGAAAAGATCTGGTTGAG ACTCTCCTCCATGAAATGATCCACGCGCTCCTGTTTGTGACCCAGAACGATCGAGACAGAGACGGACACGGACCCGAGTTCTGCAAACACATGAACAGGATCAACAAGGCCAGCGGGACCAAAATCACT ATCTACCACAGCTTCCATGATGAAGTCGACGTCTACCGGCAGCACTGGTGGCGATGCAATGGGCCCTGCCAGAACCGCAAGCCGTACTTTGGGTATGTGAAGAGGGCCATGAACCGGGCCCCGTCCTCTCTGGACCCCTGGTGGGAGGACCACCGGATGTCATGCGGTGGAACTTACATTAAGGTCAAAGAACCTGAAGGAtacgggaaaaaaaacaagaagaccTCAGAGAAGAAGACAGCAGGAAATGGGAAGCTTTCAGAAACAGTCAAAG CTTCTGGATCTCAGGACATCAGGAACGTCATCCCTTTCAGTGGGAGAGGCTTCCTGCTGGGAGGGAAGTCCCaaatctcctcctcttcctctccatcaGTGCCTTCTTCGTCCAGCTCCATCTCCTCTCCAGTTCGCTTTGGCTTATCGGATCAAACCAACTCCATCTCAAACGCCCGACCCTCTTTCGGAGTAAAACCTCCTGCGAAGAGATCCGTCGGAAACACCAGAGTTTTTGCCAACGTTAACGGCTCGCCGGTTAAAGTTCCCAAATCTCAGGGAGAGAGGATGAAACAAGCTTCCATTCAGGATCTGTTCAACAGCGCCACCATCAGGAACTCAGGAGAAACCACAGAGACTTCCCCGTCCTCTACATCCAACTCCAGTTTGCAGCTTTCGCCTCTAAAACCAGCAGCACCTGAAGGCGGCGCTGCAACGCCGGCTCAGTCCAAGTATTTCAGCGACTCTGGCGTTCAAAATGGAGGTCAGTCGTCGAGGAAACGGTCGCAGGACGACCGAAGCAGCTCAGCCAGGATCTTTGATTTCTTTGAGAAGACAttgagcagcagctcagcagcaGCGAGGGAGCCAGGAAAGACGCAGCCGGCGTCTGCCGCCACCTCAACATCACTTCACAGCGGgagctcctcctcttcttcatcttcttcatcttcctcatcttcctcctctttggTGATGATGGTCAGCTGTCCTGTCTGCCAGGCTAAAATTCAGGAGCAAAAAATTAACGAGCATCTTGATTCCTGCCTTTCTTGA